In Salvelinus fontinalis isolate EN_2023a chromosome 37, ASM2944872v1, whole genome shotgun sequence, the genomic stretch AGgccgaccgattatgatttttcaacgccgataccgattattggaggaccaaaaaaagccgataccgattaatctgccaatttaaaaaaatgtatttgtaataatgacaattacaacaatactgaatgaacacttattttaacttaatataatacatcaataaaatcaatttagcctcaaataaataatgaaacatgttcaatttggtttaaataatgcaaaaacaaagtgttggagaagaaagtaaaagtacaatatgtgccatgtaagaaagctaacgtttcagttccttgctcagaacatgagaacatatgaaagctggtgattccttttaacatgagacatcaatattccaaggtaagaggttttaggttgtagttaatatagtatttataggactatttctctctataccatttatattccatatacctttgactattggatgttcttataggcactttagtattgccagtgtaacagtatagcttccatccctctcctcgctcctacctgggctcgaacgaggaacacatcgacaacagccaccctcgaagcagtgttacccatgcagagcaaggggaacaactactccaagtctcagagcgagtgacgtttgaaacgctattattgcgcaccccgctaactagctagccatttcacatcggttacaccagcctaatctcgggagttgataggcttgaagtcataaacagcgcaatgcttgaagcacagtgaagagctactggcaaaacgcacgaaagtgctgtttgaatgaatgcttaggagcctgctggtgcctaccatcgctcagtcagactgctctatcaaatcatagacttaatcataacataacacacagaaatacgagccttaggccattaatatggtcgaatccggaaactatcatctcaaaaacaaaacgtttattctttcagtgaaatacggaaccgttccgtattttatctaacgggtggcatccataagtctaaatattcctgttacattgcacaaccttcaatgttatgtcataattagtagaattctggcaaattagtttgcaatgagCCAAGAGGACAAGTAAATTAGTGTCTagattgagaaacagacgcctcacaagtcctcaactggcagcttcattaaatagtaccctcaaaacaccagtctcaatgtcaacagtgaagatgctGGCCtactaggcagagttgcaaagaaaaagctataTCTCAGACCGgcaaataaaaagaaaagattgagatgggcaaaagaacacagacactggacagaggaactctgcctagaaggccagcatcccggagtcgcctcttcactgttgacgttgagactggtgttttgcgggtactatttaatgaagctgccagttgaggacttgtgaagcgttCCCCACCCATTCCACACATACTTACCCCCCCAGACATGCCCCGAGGGGTCTtttcagtccccaaatccagaacaaatccaagaaaacgtacagtattacatagagccattattgcatggaactccgttccatcttatattgctcaaatgaacagtaaacttgcttttttttaaacagataaaGCACACCTCACAACACCTCTCCCcaatttgacctagatagtttgtgtgtatgtattgacatgtaggctacgtgtgaaGTAGTTCTattcttgagctgttcttgtctattaatgttctgtattatgtcatgtttcatgttttgtgtggaccacaggaagagtagctgctgcttttgcaacagctaatggggatcctaataaaatataaaaaataccaacaatttaaataaatacatttggcccaaactgggaatacagatatgcatctgttggtcacagataactaAATAAATGTAGGggcttggatcagaaaaccagtcagtatctagtgtgaccaccatttgcctcatgcaaccatttgcctcatacatctccttcgcatagagttgatcaggctgttgattgtggcctgtggaatgttgtcccactcttcaatggctgtgaaaagttgctggatattgggaactggaacacactgtgtacacatcgatccagagcattccaaacatgctcaatgggtgacatgtctggtgagtatgcaggccaagaactgggacattttcagcttctaggaattatccatgcgacatggggccgtgtattaccatactgaaacatgagatgatggcggcagatgaatggcatgacaatgggcctcgggatctcgGTCACGGCAtcactgtgcattcaaattgccattgacaaaatgcaattgtgtttgttgtccatagcttatgcctgcctacccataccataaccccaccatggggcgctctgttcacaacgttgacatcagcaaactggtcgcccacatgacgccatatacgtggtctgcggttgtgaggcttgttgtacatactgccaaattctcaaaaacaacattggaggcagctcatggtagagaaatgaacattcaattctctggcaacagctctggtggacattcctgcagtcagcatactaATTGCACAACAttgttttgtgtgacaaaactgcacattttagagtggccttttgtccccagcacaaggtgcagctgtgtaatgatcatgctgtttaatgagcttcttgatatgccacacctgtcaggtggttggattatcttggcaaaggaaaaatgctcactaacagggatgtaaactaattagtgcacaaaatgagagaaataagctttttgtgcaaatggaacatttctgggatcttttatttcagctcatgaaaccaactcTTTAcaggttgcgtttatatttttgttctgtggaTGTTACAGGACGTCCCAGACAACAAGACGTAGAAGAGTCAGGTCAGAATGTCAGGTTTCTGCCTGTTGAGTGTTGGTGAGCAGGAGCGGTTCTGTACAGTACGTATAGAATAAAATCGAGAAACAACCAAGAGCCAGGTATGACAAAGGTAATGGAGAAACGAGACATGGGCTAATGTAGGAATACTGACGATCAGAGAGGCATCAGGCATTGTAGATAACTCTCTTTAATATCATGAGCGTACACCAAAAGTGAAAACATGCCATGGTATTTTCCAGAAACATTTCATTTTATTCACAACATTCAAATTTCTGTACAGGAAGCAATAACCATAACAAGCATTCACTATGTCATCATCATAAATTTCAAGAAAGGAACACAATATAAGAGAGACTGTTTTTCAAATTCATACACATGGAGTCTGTTGAACAGTCATCAGATTGTGTCGTTCAGGGGGAAATAATTAAGCCTGATTCCGTATGGTGGACCGTTCCTGGTTTCTTGCACGACAGTCCTTAGATATAGATACATAAGTTATAAGTTAAGGTATGTCCACATCGCATGTGTAATATACCAGGTATGGAAACTAGAAGTCAACACAGCGGCCCTTCCTCTCCCAGTCCCCGTAGCGTGTGGGCTCTGGGCCCCGGGGCCCCCCCTGCTCCTTTGTGGCTGGGTTCACATCATCAGGGAACTCTGGAAAATCAATGGGGAATAATTACAGTGTGAAAGGCAATGGAGCATCCTagaaggtacagttgaagtcagaagtttaggttggagtcattaaaactccacacatttcttgttaacaaactatagttttggcaagtcggttaaggacatctactttgtgcatgacacaagtcatttttcaaacaattgtttacagacagattatttcacttataattcactgtatcacaattccagtgggtcagaagtttacatacactatgttgaccgtgcctttaaacagcttggaaaattccagaaagtgatgtcatggctttagaagcttctgataggctaattgacataatttgagtcaattagaggtgtacctgtggatgtatttcaaggcctaccttcaaactcagtgcctctttgtttgacatcatgggaaaatcaaaagaaatcagtcaagacctcaaaaaacaattgtagacctccacaagtttggttcatcattgggagcaatttccaaacgcctgacggtaccacgttcatctgtacaaacaatagtacccaagtataatcaccatgggaccacgcagccgtcataccgctcaggaaggaggcgcattctgtctcctagagatgaacgtactttggtgagaaaagtggaaatcaatcccagaacaacagcaaaggaccttgtgaagatgctggaggaaacaggtacaaaagtatttatatccacagtaaaacgagtcctatatcgacataacctgaaaggccgctcagaaaggaagaagccactgctccaaaaccgccataataaAGCCAGATTACAGTTTgcgactgcacatggggacaaagatcgtactttttggagaaatgttctctggtctgatgaaacaaaaatagaaactgtttggccataatgaccatcgttatgtttggaggaaaaagggggaggcttgcaagccgaagaacaccatcccaaccgtgaagcacgggggtggcagcatgatgttgtgggggtgctttgctgcaggagggactggcgcacttcacaaagtagatggcatcatgagggtggaaaattatgtggatatattgaagcaacatctcaagacatcagtcaagatgttaaagcttggtcgcaaatgggtctttcaaatggacaatgaccccaagcatacttccaaagttgtggcaaaatggcttaaggacaacaaagtcaaggtattggagtgaccatcacaaagctctcacctcaatcctatagacaatttgtgggcagaactgaaaaagtgtgtgcgagcaaggaggcctacaaagctgactcagttacaccagctcagtcaggaggaatgggccaaaattcacccaaattattgtgggaagcttgtggaaggctacccaaaacgtttgacccaagttaaacaatttcaaggcaatgctaccaaatactaattgagtgtataaacttctgacccactgggaatgtgatgaaagaaataaaagctgaaataaatcattctctctactattattctgacatttcattattaaaataaaatggtgatcctaactgaactagacggggaatttttactaggattaaatatcaggaattgtgaaaactgagtttaaatggatttggcaaaggtgtatgtaaacttccaactttaaCTGTATCTGCAACATAGTGAAAATAGTTTGTCCTACTTTCAAGGGGATCCTTGGTCTTCTCATCATTCATGTCGAAATGGCCCTGGGGGGTTTTGGCCTTGCGCAGTGGCTCCTTGTCCTTCACTGCTCCACTGGCTGTCCGCAAGTATCCTTTACACAAGAGAGCCACATCACATCTGATGCATTAGGACATTCCACCTCCAAAATCACAAGAAAAAGGTATGACACCCACAatgtcagattgttctgaaatcgtttctgtagTTAGTAACAGATATgattagcattcctgaaacattattttgttgacatataatttgatctctgagaaaagAAACTAATTGATTACACTCAAATTGGCCATTCTAATTTATAAGATTCAgacattcaataaatatagtacccaacatTTGATTTCCACCAAACTTCTTCCTACCAATGAGATCCCAAATAAATTGTCAAAAGCCACCCACGgattgttcatttctctaccataagccacctccaacgtcctagagaatttggcagtacgtccaaccggcctcacaaccgcagaccacgtactTGTATGACGCCATGTGgacgtttgctgatgtcaatgttgtgaacaaagtgccccatggtggcggcagggttatggtatgggaaggcataattacggacaatgaacacaattgcattttacagatggcaatttgcatgcacagagataccgtgacgagatcctaagccccattgttgtgccattcatccgccgccatcgtctcatgtttcagcatgataatgcacggccccatgtcgcaagaatctgtacacaattcctggaagctgaaaatatcccagaTCTTCTTCtatggcctgtatactcaccagacatgtcacccattgagcctgtttgggatgctctggatcgacgtgtaccacagcgtgttccagttcccgccaatatccagcaacttcgaacAGCCATTGAAAAGGTGTGGGacacattccacaggccacaatcaacagcctgatcaactctatgcgaaagagatgtgtcatgctgcatgtggcaaatggtggtcataccagatacagactggttttctgatccacgccactacctttttttttttaaaggtatctgtgatcgATGGATGCATATTTAAcctttacctaggcaagtcagttaaagaacaaattcttatttacaatgacggcctacctcggctaaacccggacgacgctgggccaattgtgcgccgcgctatgggactcccaatcacggccggttgtgatacatcctggaatcgaaccagggtcgaACCAGAGGCGTCACACCTctagctgagatgcagtgccttagaccgctgcgccattcgGGAGCCCAATATCTGTATtccctagtcatgtgaaatccatagattagggcctaatacatttatttcaattgactgatttccttttatgaactgtaactcagtaaaatctttgaaattgttgcatgttgagtttatatttttgttcagtatagtatgaAGCTGTGGTTTGAGTATTGCTTTTCCATACACTGAACGTATTCCCAGTGAATCTGGTGATGTTTTTTACCCCCGTTCAGAGAAAATAGTCATTGAAGTCACTTGAATTACTGTATACTAGTTGTTAGGGTGGGATTGGAATGGGATGTGGTGGGGTCAGTGGGTTGCTTTCGACAATTTTGGATTcttcatgtcttactcattagtAGGAAGAGGTTTGGTCCAAATAAGATATtgagtactatatttattgaatatgatctcaatcctataaaaTGAAAATAgacaatttgggtgcaatcaattagcttaatttctacAAGATAAAATTAAAAGTTCAACAAAAAAAAATTTCAGGAATGCCAATCGTATCTGTTTCTATTCACAAAAACAATCTCAGAACAATCTGTTGGTGGGTGTCATTGCTTGCTGAAATTACATTGAAAAACTATTAACAACTTCATACCTAAGCTAGAAGATGAATTTGTGTTGACATTTTTGACATATCAACACAAAATGATTGGTAGCTTGAGAAGGGTATCAATATCTTGGTAATTTGTAAACAAATGATGTATACGTGACAATGTAGGAACCATAGTTTGGGTCTGTTTCCCAGTGTACCCTTTTAAATTGATGTATTTATTTGCAataataacacaacaacattaacACATTTAAACACAGGGACAATCCAGGGTACATCATAATACTACCAGACACAGTTTGATTgatcgatccctccgatgtcaacaactacagaccagtatcccttctttcttttctctccaaaactcttgaacgtgtcgtccttggccagctctcctgctatctctctcagaatgaccttcttgatccaaatcagtcaggtttcaagactagtcattcaactgagactgctcttctctgtgtcacggaggcgctccgcactgctaaagctaactctctctcctctgctctcatccttctagacctatcggctgcctttgatactgtgaaccatcagatcctcctctccaccctctccgagctgggcatctccggcgcggcccacgcttggattgcgtcctacctgacaggtcgctcctaccaggtggcgtggcgagaatctgtctccgcaccacgtgctctcatcactggtgtcccccagggctctgttctaggccctctcctattctcgctatacaccaagtcacttggctctgtcatatcctcacatggtctctcctatcattgctatgcagacgacacacaattaatcttctcctttcccccctctgataaccaggtggtgaatcgcatctctgcatgtctggcagacatatcagtgtggatgacggatcaccacctcaagctgaacctcggcaagacggagctgctcttcctcccggggaaggactgcccgttccatgatctcgccatcacggttgacaactccattgtgtcctcctcccagagtgctaagaaccttggcgtgatcctggacaacaccctgtcgttctcaactaacatcaaggcggtgacccgttcctgtaggttcatgctctacaacattcgcagagtacgaccctgcctcacgcaggaagcggcgcaggtcctaatccaggcacttgtcatctcccgtctggattactgcaactcgctgttggctgggctccctgcctgtgccattaaacccctacaactcatccagaacgccgcagcccgtctggtgttcaactttcccaagttctctcacgtcaccccgctcctccgctctctccactggcttccagttgaagctcgcatccgctacaagaccatggtgcttgcctacggagctgtgaggggaacggcacctccgtaccttcaggctctgatcaggccctacacccaaacaagggcactgcgttcatccacctctggcctgctcgcctccctacctctgaggaagtacagttcccgctcagcccagtcaaaactgttcgctgctctggcaccccaatggtggaacaaactccctcacgacgccaggacagcggagtcaatcaccaccttccggagacacctgaaaccccacctctttaaggaatacctaggataggataaagtaatccttctaaccccccccccccccccccccttaaaaga encodes the following:
- the LOC129836259 gene encoding succinate dehydrogenase assembly factor 4, mitochondrial-like, whose product is MSLLSAGASASKRLVTQGLFVESVFTGYLRTASGAVKDKEPLRKAKTPQGHFDMNDEKTKDPLEKFPDDVNPATKEQGGPRGPEPTRYGDWERKGRCVDF